The sequence CTGGTGCTTGAGGTGACCGAGGCGGATCCGGTGTCGCTGGTGCGTTTCCCGCAGGTTGTCGTGACCAAGGGTGCGCTGGCGAAGATGCAGGAGGTGTGGCAATGAGTCAGCTCAAGCAAGAGCGTCTGCTGAAGGTGCTGCTCGCACCGCAGATCTCCGAAAAGGCGACCTATATCGCCGACAAGAATGAGCAGGTGGTGTTCCGTGTCGTTTCCGATGCAACCAAGCCGGAAGTGAAGGCAGCCGTCGAGGCGCTCTTCAATGTGAAGGTGAAGTCGGTCCAGACTACGAACGTCAAGGGTAAGGTCAAGCGCTTCGGCAAGATTACCGGTCAGCGCAAGGGTTGGAAGAAGGCATTCGTCTGCTTGCAGCCTGGCCAGGAAATCAACTTCGCGGCTGGGGAGTGACTGAGCTATGGCGTTGGTAAAAGTTAAGCCGACATCCGCTGGTCGTCGCGCGGTTGTCAAGGTTGTCAATAAAGAGCTGTACAAAGGCCGTCCGCACGCCGCACTGGTCGAGAAGCAATCGAAGAATGCCGGCCGCAACAATGCGGGCCGCATCACGGTGCGTCACCAGGGTGGTGGTCACAAGCAGCACTATCGCATGGTCGATTTCCGTCGCAACAAGGACGGTATCGTGGCGAAGGTCGAGCGTATCGAGTACGACCCGAACCGCTCCGCCCATATCGCGCTGCTGTGCTACGCCGACGGCGAGCGCCGCTACATCATCGCGCCGCGCAATGTTGAAGTCGGCCAGGAAATCGTCAGCGGTTCCGAGGCGCCGATCAAGTCCGGCAATGCGCTGCCGATCCGGAACATCCCGGTCGGTACCGTGATTCACTGCATCGAGATGCAGCCTGGCAAGGGTGCCCAGTTGGCGCGCTCGGCCGGTGCTTCCGTGCAGCTGCTGGCGCGTGAGGGCTCGTACGCTCAGCTGCGTCTGCGTTCCGGTGAGATCCGTCGTGTGCACGTCGAGTGCCGCGCGACTGTCGGCGAAGTGGGCAACGGCGAGCATTCGCTGCGCAAGATCGGCAAGGCCGGTGCCAACCGTTGGCGCGGTATCCGTCCGACGGTTCGTGGCGTGGTCATGAACCCGGTCGATCACCCGCACGGTGGTGGTGAAGGTCGTACGGGTGAGGGCCGTGTGCCGGTCAGCCCGTGGGGCACGCCGGCCAAGGGCTATCGGACGCGTAACAACAAGCGTACCGACTCGATGATTGTTCAGCGCCGCAAAAAGCGTTAAGGGGTAACGGATGACTCGCTCTCTGAAAAAAGGCCCGTTCGTCGACGCTCACCTGTTGAAGAAGGTGGACGCGGCGCGGGGTAGCAACGACAAGCGCCCGATCAAGACCTGGTCGCGCCGTTCGACGGTTTTGCCGGATTTCGTCGGTCTGACGATTGCCGTGCATAACGGCCGCCAGCACGTGCCGGTGTATGTGTCGGAAAACATGGTCGGCCACAAGCTTGGCGAATTCGCCCTGACGCGTACGTTCAAGGGCCATCTCGCCAGCAAGAAGGCGAAACGTTAAGGAGTATTGGAATGGAAACCAAAGCCATCCTCCGCGGCGTCCGTCTCAGTGCCCAGAAAGGGCGCTTGGTGGCAGACCAGGTCCGCGGCAAACCGGTGGAGCAGGCGCTGAACATTCTGGCGTTTTCCCCGAAGAAAGGCGCACAGATCATCAAGAAGGTGGTCGAGTCCGCGATTGCGAACGCCGAGCACAATGACGGCGCTGACATTGACGAGCTCAAGGTGAAGACGATTCACGTTGAAGAAGGTATGACGCTGAAGCGTTTTACCGCGCGCGCCAAAGGTCGGGGCAATCGTATTCTGAAGCCGACGTGTCACGTGTTCGTGACGGTCGGGAACTGAGGGGAACTCATGGGTCAGAAAATTCATCCTACCGGGTTCCGTCTCGCAGTCACCCGCGACTGGACCGCCCGCTGGTACGCATCCAAGAAGGACTTCGCCAAGACTCTGGCGGACGACCTCGAGGTGCGTGCTTTCCTGAAGAAGCGCCTGGCGCATGCATCGGTTGGCCGCGTGCTGATCGAGCGTCCTGCCAAGAACGCCCGGATTACGCTGTTTAGTGCACGTCCTGGTGTGGTCATCGGCAAGAAAGGCGAGGACATCGAGCGCCTGAAGGCCGACCTGCAGAAAATGATCGGCGTGCCGGTGCACGTGAACATCGAAGAAGTGCGCAAGCCGGAAACCGATGCGCAGCTGATCGCCGACTCGATCGCCCAGCAGCTTGAGCGTCGGATCATGTTCCGTCGCGCCATGAAGCGCGCAATCCAGAACGCCATGCGTCTTGGCGTTCAGGGTATCAAGATCATGAGCTCGGGCCGCCTGAACGGTGCAGAAATCGCCCGTACCGAGTGGTATCGCGAAGGTCGCGTGCCGCTGCACACCCTGCGCGCCAACATCGATTACGGTGTTTCGGAAGCCAAGA comes from Denitromonas sp. and encodes:
- the rplW gene encoding 50S ribosomal protein L23 — protein: MSQLKQERLLKVLLAPQISEKATYIADKNEQVVFRVVSDATKPEVKAAVEALFNVKVKSVQTTNVKGKVKRFGKITGQRKGWKKAFVCLQPGQEINFAAGE
- the rplB gene encoding 50S ribosomal protein L2, with protein sequence MALVKVKPTSAGRRAVVKVVNKELYKGRPHAALVEKQSKNAGRNNAGRITVRHQGGGHKQHYRMVDFRRNKDGIVAKVERIEYDPNRSAHIALLCYADGERRYIIAPRNVEVGQEIVSGSEAPIKSGNALPIRNIPVGTVIHCIEMQPGKGAQLARSAGASVQLLAREGSYAQLRLRSGEIRRVHVECRATVGEVGNGEHSLRKIGKAGANRWRGIRPTVRGVVMNPVDHPHGGGEGRTGEGRVPVSPWGTPAKGYRTRNNKRTDSMIVQRRKKR
- the rpsS gene encoding 30S ribosomal protein S19, which codes for MTRSLKKGPFVDAHLLKKVDAARGSNDKRPIKTWSRRSTVLPDFVGLTIAVHNGRQHVPVYVSENMVGHKLGEFALTRTFKGHLASKKAKR
- the rplV gene encoding 50S ribosomal protein L22: METKAILRGVRLSAQKGRLVADQVRGKPVEQALNILAFSPKKGAQIIKKVVESAIANAEHNDGADIDELKVKTIHVEEGMTLKRFTARAKGRGNRILKPTCHVFVTVGN
- the rpsC gene encoding 30S ribosomal protein S3: MGQKIHPTGFRLAVTRDWTARWYASKKDFAKTLADDLEVRAFLKKRLAHASVGRVLIERPAKNARITLFSARPGVVIGKKGEDIERLKADLQKMIGVPVHVNIEEVRKPETDAQLIADSIAQQLERRIMFRRAMKRAIQNAMRLGVQGIKIMSSGRLNGAEIARTEWYREGRVPLHTLRANIDYGVSEAKTTYGISGIKVWVYKGEMLGRNEQPAVSEPENEPRRARRGGRNDGDNRGQRRAPRRAESGGDAGTESRSE